One Bradyrhizobium sp. ISRA464 genomic window carries:
- a CDS encoding IS1182 family transposase codes for MANRTFKAGDSREQPSLLPPRIEDYVGQQNPVRAIDSFVGALDLSKLGFRHADRAADEVGQPPYDPADLLKLYLYGYINQIRSSRRLEREACRNLELIWLLKNMKPGYRTIANFRKENWAALKAANRSFVLLLRDLGLIGGTFVAIDGALFHGNASKGSIFTQGKLAKQIAALDKEIEAYGKALEANDAEEAKRCAGPGDGSKGSGDVGEKVKELMARRERAQADLKNLETSDKGQLSKTDPDARLLSKGDQTIAGYNVQSVVDDKHTLIVASEVVNRNDAGHLHEMAKAAKEALDVETLQVAADAGYSTSEDLKACEDDGIVAYVPLHEGNGKLKEGRLSRKDFSYDANADAYRCPAGELLRPTEGRWTNTSGRIEIRYLARKAACAACPLSARCLAPKAPYRSIARWEHEDVLERHRMRMQSAEAATLMRRRSAIVEHPFGTLKCRAGYQHFLVRGFDKVRGEWSLMALCYNFTRVLSILGFDRFVAYLAEKTRIAGANLLAATLRAIRLALRPFRAKISLSLVVSAFRAAPAP; via the coding sequence ATGGCGAATCGGACGTTCAAGGCCGGCGACAGCCGGGAGCAACCCAGTCTTCTTCCTCCCCGGATTGAGGACTATGTCGGACAGCAGAATCCGGTGCGGGCGATCGACAGTTTCGTTGGCGCGCTCGACCTTTCAAAGCTCGGCTTCCGCCATGCGGATCGTGCCGCGGACGAAGTGGGGCAGCCGCCCTACGATCCGGCCGATCTGCTGAAGCTCTACCTTTACGGCTACATCAACCAGATCAGGTCGTCGCGGCGGTTGGAGCGGGAGGCCTGCCGCAATCTGGAGCTGATCTGGCTGTTGAAGAACATGAAGCCGGGCTATCGGACGATCGCCAACTTCCGCAAGGAGAACTGGGCGGCGCTCAAGGCCGCGAACCGCAGTTTCGTGCTGCTCCTGCGCGACCTCGGCCTGATCGGTGGGACCTTCGTTGCGATCGACGGGGCGCTATTCCATGGTAACGCCAGCAAGGGCAGCATCTTCACGCAAGGGAAGCTGGCCAAACAGATCGCCGCGTTGGACAAGGAGATCGAGGCTTATGGCAAGGCCCTTGAAGCCAACGATGCCGAGGAAGCCAAGCGATGTGCCGGTCCGGGAGATGGCAGCAAGGGCAGCGGCGATGTCGGCGAGAAGGTGAAGGAGCTGATGGCCCGGCGCGAGCGCGCGCAAGCCGACCTCAAGAACCTGGAGACAAGCGACAAGGGGCAACTCTCGAAGACCGATCCCGACGCAAGGCTTCTGAGCAAGGGCGACCAGACCATTGCGGGTTACAACGTGCAGAGCGTCGTTGACGACAAGCACACGCTCATCGTTGCCAGCGAGGTCGTCAACCGCAACGACGCGGGCCATCTTCATGAGATGGCAAAGGCGGCAAAAGAGGCCCTCGACGTCGAGACTCTGCAGGTGGCGGCCGATGCCGGCTATTCCACCAGCGAGGACCTGAAGGCCTGCGAGGATGACGGCATTGTTGCCTATGTGCCGCTGCACGAGGGCAATGGCAAGCTCAAGGAAGGCCGCCTCAGCCGCAAGGACTTCAGTTACGATGCGAACGCCGATGCCTACCGTTGCCCGGCCGGCGAGCTGCTGCGCCCGACGGAAGGGCGCTGGACGAACACGAGCGGCCGCATCGAGATCCGCTACCTGGCGCGCAAGGCGGCCTGCGCAGCATGTCCCCTGAGCGCGCGGTGTCTTGCCCCGAAGGCGCCTTACCGGAGCATCGCGCGCTGGGAACACGAGGACGTTCTCGAACGTCACCGCATGAGGATGCAAAGCGCCGAGGCTGCCACATTGATGCGCCGCCGTTCCGCCATCGTCGAGCACCCTTTCGGAACACTCAAATGCCGCGCCGGCTATCAGCACTTTCTCGTGCGCGGCTTCGACAAGGTCCGCGGCGAATGGAGCCTGATGGCGCTTTGCTACAACTTCACCCGCGTGCTCAGCATTCTCGGCTTCGACCGCTTCGTCGCGTACCTTGCAGAAAAGACGCGCATTGCCGGCGCAAACCTCCTTGCGGCCACTCTGCGCGCCATTCGGCTTGCTTTGCGGCCCTTCCGCGCCAAAATCTCGCTGTCGCTCGTCGTCAGTGCTTTCCGAGCCGCCCCAGCCCCTTAG
- the ftsW gene encoding putative lipid II flippase FtsW — protein MLARDQRTPFSDWWWTVDKLLLAAIAALMLAGVILSLAASPPVATRIGLDPFHFFNRHVLFLVPSLIVLIGVSFLTPRQIRRTALIVFAISIALIVVTLLVGPEVKGSRRWITLLGVNIQASECAKPAFVIVAAWLFAESTKRPEMPATSMALVLLLLLVTLLVMEPDFGQTMLILTVWGALFFIAGMRMIWVFGLAGAAGAGLFGAYLLVPHVAGRIQRFMNPASGDTFQVDTAMEAFWNGGWFGLGPGEGIAKRSLPDSHTDFVFAVAAEEFGIILCLMLVALFGFVVIRTLTRAYATEDMFSRFAASGLAIMFGVQAAINMAVNLQLIPAKGMTLPFISYGGSSFVSLAYGVGMMLALTRQRPRTEIESMEGASSLRAYA, from the coding sequence ATGCTCGCCCGTGACCAACGCACCCCGTTCTCGGACTGGTGGTGGACCGTCGACAAGCTGCTGCTTGCGGCGATCGCTGCGTTGATGCTGGCCGGCGTGATCCTGTCGCTGGCGGCGAGCCCGCCCGTCGCGACGCGCATCGGGCTCGATCCCTTCCATTTCTTCAACCGCCACGTGCTGTTCCTGGTGCCGTCGCTGATCGTGCTGATCGGGGTGTCGTTCCTGACGCCGCGGCAGATCCGTCGCACTGCGCTGATCGTGTTCGCGATCTCGATCGCGCTGATCGTGGTGACCCTTCTGGTCGGGCCCGAGGTCAAGGGCTCGCGGCGCTGGATCACGCTGCTCGGCGTCAACATCCAGGCCTCCGAATGTGCCAAGCCGGCCTTCGTGATCGTCGCAGCCTGGCTGTTTGCGGAATCGACGAAGCGGCCGGAGATGCCGGCGACCTCGATGGCGCTGGTGCTGCTGCTGCTGCTGGTCACGCTGCTCGTAATGGAGCCCGACTTCGGTCAGACTATGCTGATCCTGACGGTATGGGGCGCGCTGTTCTTCATCGCGGGCATGCGGATGATCTGGGTGTTCGGGCTTGCCGGCGCGGCCGGTGCCGGTCTGTTCGGCGCCTATCTGCTGGTGCCGCACGTCGCCGGCCGCATCCAGCGCTTCATGAACCCGGCCTCCGGCGACACGTTTCAGGTCGACACCGCGATGGAAGCGTTCTGGAACGGCGGCTGGTTCGGCCTCGGGCCGGGCGAGGGCATCGCCAAGCGCAGCCTGCCGGACAGCCACACCGACTTCGTGTTCGCGGTCGCCGCCGAGGAATTCGGCATCATCCTCTGCCTGATGCTGGTTGCGCTGTTCGGCTTCGTCGTGATCCGCACGCTGACCCGCGCCTATGCCACCGAGGACATGTTCTCGCGCTTTGCGGCGTCGGGGCTTGCGATCATGTTCGGCGTGCAGGCGGCGATCAACATGGCGGTCAATTTGCAATTGATCCCGGCCAAGGGCATGACGCTACCGTTCATCTCCTACGGCGGTTCCTCGTTCGTGTCGCTTGCTTATGGCGTCGGCATGATGCTGGCATTGACGCGGCAGCGGCCGCGCACCGAAATCGAATCGATGGAAGGCGCCAGTTCGCTGCGCGCCTACGCTTAG
- the murG gene encoding undecaprenyldiphospho-muramoylpentapeptide beta-N-acetylglucosaminyltransferase: MDNAPLILLAAGGTGGHLFPAEALAVELLRRGLRVRLATDGRALRYSGLFARDSIDLVPSATVRGRNPLSLARTALTLGYGTLVATNVVRRLKPAAVVGFGGYPTLPPLMAARLLGVPGIIHDANAVLGRANRFLSSRVNAIATSLPGVLDRDPALAGKATTVGTPMRPAILAAAAVNYASPEASGPLRLLVVGGSQGARVMSDIVPSAIEKLDPALWRRLIVTQQVREEDMVRVRAVYDRLKINAELAPFFSDLPARLASSQLVISRAGAGTVAELAAIGRPAILVPLPGAIDQDQFANAGVLAQAGGAIRIAQPDFTPERLAAEISAFAADTAKLTAMAQAARGAGRLDAAERLADLVTNVAGI; the protein is encoded by the coding sequence ATGGACAATGCGCCCCTGATTCTGCTGGCGGCCGGCGGCACCGGCGGCCATCTGTTCCCGGCCGAAGCGCTCGCCGTGGAACTGCTGCGGCGTGGCCTGCGCGTCCGGCTGGCGACCGACGGCCGCGCGCTGCGCTACAGCGGCCTGTTCGCCCGGGACAGCATCGACCTGGTGCCGAGCGCGACGGTGCGTGGCCGCAATCCGCTCTCGCTGGCGCGGACCGCGCTCACGCTCGGCTATGGCACGCTGGTCGCGACCAATGTGGTGCGGCGGCTGAAACCCGCCGCGGTCGTCGGCTTCGGCGGCTATCCCACCTTGCCGCCGCTGATGGCTGCGCGCCTGCTCGGCGTGCCCGGCATCATCCATGACGCCAACGCGGTGCTCGGCCGCGCCAACCGCTTCCTGTCCAGCCGCGTCAACGCGATCGCGACATCGCTGCCCGGCGTGCTCGATCGCGATCCCGCGCTCGCCGGCAAGGCGACCACCGTCGGCACGCCGATGCGTCCGGCGATCCTTGCCGCCGCGGCGGTGAACTATGCCTCGCCCGAGGCGAGCGGGCCGCTGCGCCTGCTCGTCGTCGGCGGCAGCCAGGGCGCGCGGGTGATGAGCGATATCGTGCCATCAGCGATCGAGAAGCTCGACCCCGCGCTGTGGCGCCGGCTGATCGTCACCCAGCAGGTGCGCGAAGAGGACATGGTGCGGGTGCGCGCCGTCTACGACCGGCTCAAGATCAATGCCGAGCTCGCACCGTTCTTCTCCGACCTGCCGGCACGGCTGGCCTCGAGCCAATTGGTGATCTCGCGCGCCGGCGCCGGCACCGTCGCCGAGCTTGCCGCGATCGGCCGGCCCGCGATCCTGGTGCCGCTGCCGGGCGCGATCGACCAGGACCAGTTTGCCAATGCCGGCGTGCTGGCGCAGGCCGGCGGCGCGATCCGCATCGCACAGCCCGACTTCACGCCCGAGCGGCTGGCCGCCGAGATCTCGGCCTTCGCCGCTGATACCGCCAAGCTGACCGCGATGGCGCAAGCCGCGCGCGGCGCCGGCCGGCTCGACGCCGCGGAACGGCTCGCCGATCTGGTGACGAATGTGGCCGGGATTTAG
- the murC gene encoding UDP-N-acetylmuramate--L-alanine ligase gives MRLPREIGPIHFVGIGGIGMSGIAEVLLNLGYTVQGSDASDNYNLDRLRKKGAKVSVGHTAENVDGADVVVVSTAIKRDNPELMAARALHIPVVRRAEMLAELMRLKSCVAIAGTHGKTTTTTMVATLLDAGGLDPTVVNGGIINAYGSNARLGAGEWMVVEADESDGTFLKLPSDVVIVTNIDPEHLDHFKTFEAIQDAFRNFVENVPFYGFAVMCTDHPVVQSLVGKIEDRRIITYGHNPQADARLMDLTPMGGGSKFTVAIRDRNAGATHEIADIVLPMPGRHNASNATAAIAVAHQLGVSDDVIRKAMAGFGGVKRRFTKTGEWNGVTVIDDYGHHPVEIAAVLKAARESYQGKIIAVVQPHRFTRLQSLFEEFCTCFNDADTVVVAEVYPAGEAPIPGIDRDHFAAGLRAHGHRNVIPLPDAGELAKIVHGLAKSGDLVVCLGAGNITQWAYALPDELKALG, from the coding sequence ATGAGACTGCCGCGCGAGATCGGACCCATTCACTTCGTCGGGATCGGCGGCATCGGCATGAGCGGCATTGCCGAGGTGCTGCTCAATCTCGGCTATACCGTGCAGGGCTCGGACGCCTCGGACAATTACAACCTCGATAGGCTGCGCAAGAAGGGCGCGAAGGTCTCGGTCGGCCACACGGCCGAGAATGTGGACGGCGCCGATGTGGTCGTAGTCTCGACCGCGATCAAGCGCGACAATCCGGAGCTGATGGCGGCGCGCGCGCTGCACATTCCCGTGGTGCGCCGCGCCGAGATGCTGGCGGAATTGATGCGGCTGAAGAGCTGCGTCGCAATCGCCGGCACCCATGGCAAGACGACGACGACCACGATGGTGGCGACATTGCTCGACGCCGGCGGGCTCGATCCGACCGTGGTCAATGGCGGTATCATCAATGCCTATGGCTCGAATGCGCGGTTAGGGGCCGGCGAATGGATGGTCGTCGAGGCCGACGAGAGCGACGGCACCTTCCTGAAGCTGCCGTCCGACGTCGTCATCGTCACCAATATCGACCCCGAGCATCTCGACCACTTCAAGACCTTTGAGGCGATCCAGGACGCGTTCCGCAACTTCGTCGAGAACGTGCCGTTCTACGGCTTTGCCGTGATGTGCACCGATCATCCCGTGGTGCAGAGTCTCGTCGGCAAGATCGAGGATCGCCGCATCATCACCTATGGCCACAACCCGCAGGCCGATGCGCGGCTGATGGATCTCACGCCGATGGGCGGCGGCTCCAAATTCACAGTCGCGATCCGCGATCGCAACGCAGGCGCGACGCACGAGATTGCCGACATCGTCTTGCCGATGCCGGGGCGTCACAACGCCTCGAATGCCACGGCCGCGATCGCAGTCGCGCATCAGCTCGGCGTGTCCGACGACGTTATCCGCAAGGCCATGGCGGGTTTCGGCGGCGTGAAACGGCGCTTTACCAAGACCGGCGAATGGAACGGCGTCACCGTGATCGACGATTACGGCCATCACCCGGTCGAGATTGCGGCGGTGCTCAAGGCGGCGCGCGAGTCCTACCAGGGCAAGATCATTGCGGTGGTGCAGCCGCATCGCTTCACCCGCCTGCAGTCGCTGTTCGAGGAGTTCTGTACCTGCTTCAACGACGCCGATACGGTCGTGGTCGCGGAGGTCTATCCGGCGGGCGAGGCGCCGATCCCCGGCATCGACCGCGACCATTTCGCCGCCGGCCTGCGTGCCCACGGCCATCGCAACGTGATCCCGCTCCCTGACGCCGGTGAGCTCGCGAAGATCGTCCACGGTCTCGCCAAGTCCGGCGACCTTGTCGTCTGCCTCGGTGCCGGCAACATCACGCAATGGGCCTACGCGCTGCCCGATGAATTGAAGGCGCTGGGGTGA
- the murB gene encoding UDP-N-acetylmuramate dehydrogenase, protein MTFPDITPDLKAAMPELRGRLLANQSLAELTWFRVGGPAQVLFTPADEDDLAHFLANLPKELPVHVIGVGSNLIVRDGGMPGVVIRLAPRAFGETSATGDIVTAGAAALDKRVAETAAAAGIGGMEFFFGIPGTIGGALRMNAGANGGETKDVLVEAAGIGRDGTRHVFGNADMKFVYRNSGVDPSVIFTSARFRGTMTDADAIRARMNEVQAHRETAQPIREKTGGSTFKNPPGNSAWKLIDAAGCRGLKVGGAQVSEMHCNFLINTGNATGHDIETLGETVRERVKQTSGIELHWEIKRIGIGKS, encoded by the coding sequence ATGACCTTCCCCGACATCACGCCCGACCTGAAAGCCGCGATGCCGGAGCTGCGCGGGCGGCTGCTCGCCAACCAGTCGCTCGCCGAGCTGACCTGGTTTCGCGTCGGTGGTCCGGCGCAGGTGCTGTTCACGCCGGCGGACGAGGATGACCTCGCCCACTTTCTCGCGAACCTGCCGAAGGAGCTGCCGGTCCATGTCATCGGTGTCGGCTCCAACTTGATCGTGCGCGACGGCGGCATGCCGGGCGTGGTGATCCGCCTCGCGCCGCGCGCCTTCGGCGAGACCAGCGCGACGGGCGACATCGTCACCGCCGGCGCCGCGGCGCTCGACAAGCGCGTCGCGGAGACGGCGGCTGCCGCAGGTATCGGCGGCATGGAATTCTTCTTCGGCATTCCCGGCACCATCGGCGGTGCGCTGCGCATGAATGCCGGCGCCAATGGCGGCGAGACCAAGGACGTGCTGGTGGAGGCGGCCGGCATCGGCCGCGATGGCACCAGGCACGTCTTCGGCAATGCCGACATGAAGTTCGTCTATCGCAACAGCGGGGTCGATCCTTCCGTGATCTTCACTTCGGCGCGCTTCCGCGGGACGATGACGGATGCAGACGCGATCCGTGCGCGCATGAACGAGGTGCAGGCCCACCGCGAGACCGCGCAGCCGATCCGCGAAAAGACCGGCGGCTCGACCTTCAAGAATCCACCTGGCAACAGCGCCTGGAAGCTGATCGATGCCGCCGGCTGCCGTGGTCTCAAGGTCGGCGGCGCGCAGGTCTCGGAGATGCACTGCAATTTCCTGATCAACACCGGCAACGCCACCGGGCACGACATCGAGACCCTGGGCGAGACGGTGCGCGAGCGCGTGAAGCAGACCAGCGGAATCGAGCTACATTGGGAAATCAAGCGGATCGGAATCGGAAAGAGCTGA
- a CDS encoding D-alanine--D-alanine ligase produces the protein MRATILFGGTNKERLVSVASAQALHRALPDADLWFWDVDDTVHAVTSEKLLNHTRPFEVDFKPDGRGISLAQALDKAAADARVLVLGLHGGRAENGELQAMCEMRGIAFTGSGSASSHLAFDKVSAKRFAAIAGVNAPQGIALEHIDEAFAEHGKLIAKPVKDGSSYGLIFVNAQQDLVTVRNAAKTEDYLIEPFVSGVEATCGVLERSDGAVFALPPIEIVPAEGGFDYTAKYLLKSTQEICPGRFAPEVSAAIMDHALKAHRALSCSGYSRSDFIVSAGGPVYLETNTLPGLTAASLYPKALKAQGIGFADFLHDQIELARGRVRK, from the coding sequence ATGCGGGCGACCATTCTCTTCGGCGGCACCAACAAGGAACGCTTGGTCTCGGTGGCGAGCGCACAGGCGTTGCACCGCGCGCTGCCCGACGCCGATCTGTGGTTCTGGGATGTCGACGACACCGTGCACGCCGTCACCTCCGAAAAGCTGCTCAATCACACGCGGCCGTTCGAGGTCGATTTCAAGCCGGATGGTCGCGGCATCAGCCTCGCGCAGGCGCTCGACAAGGCTGCAGCGGACGCGCGCGTGCTGGTGCTCGGCCTGCATGGGGGGCGCGCCGAGAACGGCGAGTTGCAGGCGATGTGCGAGATGCGCGGCATCGCCTTCACCGGCTCCGGTTCGGCCTCGTCGCATCTTGCCTTCGACAAGGTGTCGGCCAAGCGCTTTGCCGCGATCGCGGGCGTGAATGCGCCGCAGGGCATTGCCCTCGAACATATCGATGAAGCCTTCGCCGAGCATGGCAAGCTGATCGCAAAGCCCGTGAAGGACGGATCGAGCTACGGACTGATCTTCGTCAACGCGCAACAGGATCTCGTCACCGTCCGCAATGCCGCGAAGACCGAGGACTATCTGATCGAGCCGTTCGTCTCGGGCGTGGAGGCGACCTGCGGCGTGCTCGAACGATCCGATGGCGCGGTGTTCGCGCTGCCGCCGATCGAGATCGTGCCGGCGGAGGGCGGCTTCGACTACACAGCCAAATACCTCCTGAAGTCGACCCAGGAGATCTGCCCCGGCCGCTTCGCGCCCGAGGTCAGCGCCGCGATCATGGATCACGCGCTCAAGGCGCATCGCGCGCTATCCTGCTCCGGCTATTCGCGCAGCGATTTCATCGTGTCGGCCGGGGGGCCGGTCTACCTCGAGACCAACACGCTCCCCGGGCTCACCGCGGCATCGCTGTACCCGAAAGCCCTGAAGGCGCAGGGTATCGGCTTTGCCGACTTCCTGCACGATCAGATCGAGCTCGCCCGGGGCCGCGTCCGGAAGTAG